The genomic interval ATCAGGCCCAGGGAGAGAATCATGTCCCGGACCGTCTTCTGCTTGCCGTTCGAACCTGCCACGTCCCTATCGTCGCAGGTGCCCTGGTCCGCTCATCCGTGGGCCCCCCTGCTCATTTTGTCTGCCTGGCGATAGAGTCGGGGCCATACCCTCATCCGGCCGTCGTCGTATCAGAAAGGTGCGCTCCGATGACCGAGCATCATCATCTGCCGTCCGAACTCGAAGTCCCCTCCGAGGCCCCCGACCGCAACCTCGCCCTGGAACTCGTCCGGGTGACCGAAGCCGCCGCGATGGCCGCGGGCCGCTGGGTCGGGCGCGGTGACAAGAACGGCGCCGACGGTGCCGCCGTGCGTGCCATGCGGACCCTCGTCTCCACCGTCTCGATGAACGGCGTCGTCGTCATCGGCGAGGGCGAGAAGGACGAGGCGCCGATGCTCTTCAACGGCGAGCGCGTCGGTGACGGCACCGGGCCGGAGTGCGACATCGCCGTCGACCCGATCGACGGGACCACGCTCAACGCCAAGGGCATGCCCAACGCGATCGCGGTGCTGGCCGCCGCGGACCGGGGTTCGATGTTCGACCCGTCCGCCGTGTTCTACATGGACAAGCTCGTCGCCGGGCCCGAGGCGGCCGAGTTCGTCGACATCGAGGCCCCGATCTCGGTAAACGTCCGCCGGGTCGCCAAGGCCAAGCGGGTCACGCCCGAGGACGTCACCGTCGTCGTCCTGGACCGGCCGCGGCACGACGGCATCATCAAGGAGATCCGGGAGACCGGTGCGCGGATCAAGCTGATCTCCGACGGGGATGTCGCGGGGTCGATCCTGGCGCTGCGCGAAGGCACCGGCGTGGATCTGCTGCTCGGTATCGGTGGCACCCCGGAGGGCATCATCTCCGCCTGTGCCGTGAAGTGCCTGGGGGGTGTGATCCAGGGCAAGTTGTGGCCGAAGGACGATGCCGAGCGGCAGCGGGCGCTGGACGCGGGGCACGATCTGGACCGGGTGCTCACCACCGATGACCTGGTGTCGGGGGAGAACGTGTTCTTCGTCGCCACCGGGATCACGGACGGGGAGCTGCTGCGGGGTGTTCGGTATCGGGCGGAGACCGCGACGACCGACTCGATCGTGATGCGGTCGAAGTCCGGGACCGTCAGGCGAATCGATTCGGAGCACCGGTTGAGCAAGCTGCGGGCGTACAGCGCGATTGACTTTGATCGGGCCAAGTAGCCACGACGTAGCGGCAACGAAGCCACGACCACACGGTCGTACGTGAAAGGGGCGCCCCCGGTGCGGTGGGGGCGCCCCTTTCTACGTCGGTCGGTCAGCCTGCCGCTGCTATGCGGCCTGCCGCTCGCGCCTTCTGGAGTTCCAGGTCGCGGCGGCGGCGCCTGGCCAGGACCACGCGGCGTTCGGCGGCGGTGAGGCCGCCCCAGACGCCGTAGGGCTCGGGTTGCAGGAGTGCGTGCTCCCGGCACTCGACCATGACCGGACAGCGGGCGCAGACGCGCTTCGCAGCGTCCTCGCGGGAGAGTCGGGCGGCGGTGGGTTCCTTGGAGGGTGCGAAGAACAGGCCTGCCTCGTCGCGCCGGCACACCGCTTCGGTGTGCCAGGGAGCGTCTTGGTCCCTGTCTCGCGCAGGCACCCGCTGAGCCGGAACAGCAGCTACCTGCAGGGACGAATGCGGCGGTTGCAGCACGGTCTACTCCTGACGACGGCTTCGCGAGCGAGAGACGATGCAGCAAGGCCTACCCGCTGTGCGCGCGCCTATGCACTGAGTTCCGAACCGCTGGTTTTCGGGCGCTTCTGCGCGATGTCAGGGCCGTACGGGCGTGGACCGATCAGCTCCACATGTGTCCCGATTCACAACCGTCAACGGTCCAGGTGTTTGCGCAAATTCTTGTCGACCTTGCGCTGAACCCGATCGAGAATGTCCGCAACGAGCTTGCCCCGCTTGGGTTTTGCCTCGATGTTTCCGAGTACGGCCCACCCGTCGACGAAGACCACGGGCGCGTCCGGCTCCAGTGAATCCAGCGTGTCCACCTCGAAGTTGCCGAGGACGCCGCCGCCGGTGCCGCGCAGCGACACGTTCTCCGGGACGCGGATCTCGACGTTGCCGAAGACCGAGACCGCCTTGATGACGACCTGCTGGTACTCGAAGATCGCCTCGCTGAGGTCGATCTCGATGCTGCCGAACACGGCGTACGCGTGCATGCGGCGGCCCGCGCGCCAGCGGCCCTTGCGCATCGCGGCGCTGAACACCGCCACCACGTGCTCGTCGGCCTCGGCCGGGATCGCGCCCTCCGTCGGACGGTTCGGAGCGGGGCTGTACGACGGGGTCGTCGCCCGGCGCCCGTGCGCGACCGGCAGATCCTGGATGAAGACCTCCAGCTCGCCGACCGTCTTGGCGCTCAGCACCCCCTCGACCCGCTCGGCGTGCTCGTCCGCGTCCAGGCGCCCCTCGGCCAGGGCCTCGCGCAGGATGTCGGCGATGCGGTCACGGTCGGCGTCCGAGGCGCGCAGCTGGGTCGCGGCGGGCGCGGGCTGCGGGGCCGTGGGCGCGGATGCGGGCTGCTTCTGAAGGTCCACGGCAGCAGCGTACCGAAACGCGATAGATCGCGACTAGGGGTGTGGACAACGTTGGCGTGGCGGCGAACGCCCGGAGCAACTGAGCCTTACCTCACAAGCTCGCTGTCAGTGGCAGGTTCTACGCTGGTGACGCCTGCCAATGGCGGCCGGCCGTGCTGTCTGTCGAGTGAGGAATGGGCGACAATGCCTGAGTTCGCGTACACCGATCTGCTCCCCATGGGAGAGGACACCACCCCGTACCGGCTGGTGACCTCCGAGGGTGTCTCCACCTTCGAGGCCGACGGGCGGACGTTCCTCAAGGTCGAGCCCGGGGCGCTGCGCAAGCTCGCCGCCGAGGCGATCCACGACATCCAGCACTACCTGCGGCCCGCCCACCTCGCGCAGCTGCGCCGGATCATCGACGACCCCGAGGCGTCGAACAACGACAAGTTCGTGGCGCTGGATCTGCTGAAGAACGCGAACATCGCCGCCGCCGGTGTGCTGCCCATGTGCCAGGACACCGGTACCGCGATCGTCATGGGGAAGCGGGGACAGAACGTCCTCACCGAAGGTGAGGACGAGTCCGCCCTGTCGCGCGGCATCTACGACGCCTACCTCAACCTCAATCTGCGGTACTCGCAGATGGCCCCGCTGACCATGTGGGACGAGAAGAACACCGGGTCGAACCTGCCCGCCCAGGTCGAGCTGTACGCGACCGACGGCGGCGCCTACAAGTTCCTGTTCATGGCGAAGGGCGGCGGCTCGGCCAACAAGTCGTTCCTCTACCAGGAGACGAAGGCGGTCCTCAACGAGGGCTCCATGATGAAGTTCCTTGAGGAGAAGATCCGTTCGCTGGGGACGGCCGCCTGCCCGCCGTACCACCTGGCGATCGTGGTCGGCGGTACGAGCGCCGAGTACGCGCTGAAGACCGCGAAGTACGCCTCCGCGCACTACTTGGACGAGATCCCGGCCGAGGGTTCGGAGTTGGGGCACGGGTTCCGTGACAAGGACCTGGAGCAGAAGGTCTTCGAGCTGACGCAGCGGATCGGGATCGGGGCGCAGTTCGGCGGCAAGTACTTCTGCCACGACGTGCGGGTGGTGCGGCTGCCCCGACACGGCGCCTCGTGCCCCGTCGCCATCGCCGTGTCCTGTTCCGCCGACCGGCAGGCCGTCGCGAAGATCACCGCCGAGGGCGTGTTCCTGGAGCAGCTGGAGACCGACCCGGCGCGGTTCCTGCCGGAGACGACCGACGAGCATCTCGACTCCGGCGAGGAGGACGTGGTGCGGATCGACCTCAACCAGCCCATGGACGACATCCTCGCCGAGCTGACCAAGTACCCGGTGAAGACCCGGCTCTCGCTCTCCGGGCCGCTCGTCGTGGCGCGTGACATCGCGCACGCCAAGATCAAGGAGCGGCTGGACGCGGGCGAGGAGATGCCGCAGTACCTGAAGGACCACCCGGTGTACTACGCGGGGCCCGCGAAGACTCCCGAGGGGTACGCGTCCGGGTCCTTCGGGCCTACGACCGCCGGGCGCATGGACTCGTACGTCGAGCAGTTCCAGGCGGCGGGCGGTTCCAAGGTGATGCTGGCCAAGGGGAACCGGAGCAAACAGGTCACCGACGCGTGTGACGCGCACGGTGGCTTCTACCTCGGGTCGATCGGCGGGCCGGCCGCTCGGCTCGCCCAGGACTGCATCAAGAAGGTCGAGGTCGTCGAGTACGAGGAGCTCGGCATGGAGGCGGTCTGGAGGATCGAGGTGGAGGACTTCCCGGCGTTCGTCGTGGTCGACGACAAGGGCAACGACTTCTTCCAGAACCCGGCGCCGGAGCCTACGTTCACGCATATTCCGGTGCGGGGGCCCGGGCTGGCGTAGGGCCCGCGGCGGAGCCGCTGATGGATGCGGCTCGCCCCCGCCGCCCCTACCCGTCCCATCACCAGGGGCGCTGCCCCTTCCACCCCGCCAGGGGGCTCCGCCCCCTGGACCCCCATCGGCCCTGAAGGGGCCTCGTCCTCAACCGCCGGACGGGCTGATCGATGCCGTCCCGGGACGCGCAAGACCCGCCCGCCCCGCCTCCCTCACCTCCTCCACCGTCCCATTTCGTCCCAGGGACACCCGGGACGGCATCTTCGCCCGGTTTGCCGGAAAAGCTCCGAACCGACTGGACCACACCCCGTGGTCCTCGGTCGACTCGGAGGAACCCCCCATGATCCGACGCACTCTGCGCAACGGTCTCGTCGCCGCGATCGCAGCCGTCGCCGTCTTCCCCGTGACAGCCGTCGCCGCCCCGGCCGCCCACCCGACGAACCCCGCCCGGCACCACGTCACCGCCCATGCCTGGGGCCGGGTCACGACCCACCACTACCGGCACCTGAACGTCCGCTCCGGCCCCGGCACCGGCTACCGGGTCGTCGGTACGCGGCCGGTCGGGCGGGCGCTGCCCATCGTCTGCAAGACGCGCGGGTCGGACGTCTTCGGCAACCACCGCTGGTACAAGCTCCCGCACCACGAGGGCTACGTCTCCGCGCACTACGTCCACAACCACAGCGCCGTCCGCTGGTGCTGACCCTCGACTGACCCGCGGCGCCACCCGACGGGACAGCCCCATGCGTCCCGTCGGGTGGCGCCAGGTCAACACCCCTTCATATTCCGGTGATCGGGGTGTGGCACGCGGCCGGCCCCGGGAACGGATCACGGCGTTCACCCCGGTACGGCGAGGAGCAGGATGGAAAGCCACGTGACGGTCGAGCAGCAGCGGTCTCTGTCCGGCCCTTACGACGACGCGGGGCCGCTCCTCACAGAACGGCTCCGGCTCCTCAAGCGGCGGACCGGGCTGAGCCTGGCCGCGCTGGCCTCCGTCACCCCGTTCAGCAAGTCGACCTGGCACCGCTACCTCAACAGCGGCCAACTCCCGCCCCGGGCAGCCGTCGAGGCCCTCGCCCGGCTCGCGCACGCCGAACCCGAGGCACTGCTCTCCCTGTGGGACGCGGCGGCCCGGGAGCAGTCCCGGCCCTCGCCTCCCCCGCCGCAGGCTCCGGCCCCGGCCCCCGCCCCGTCCGTACGGTCCCGCCGGCTCCGCCTCCGGCCCCCGACCCGCGCGCTCGTCGCCCTCGCAGCGATGGCCACCACGGTCGCGGTCACCGCCGGTGCCGCCGGCGTCCTCGACCACACGGTCGCCTCCTGCCGGGGCAGTGGCTGCCAGGGGGCGCTGCCGTCCTCCGAGACCTGCGCGCGGGACGCCCGTACGGAGAGCGTCGTGACCCGGGCCCGTCAGGTCGTACTGCTGCGGTACTCGCCGTCCTGCGCCACCGTCTGGTCGGAAGTGCGCACCCGGGTCGCCGGGTCGCGGGAGATCTCCATCAGGGCGGGGCAGGACGAACTGTCCGCCGAGTACCCGGGCCACCGCTCGGACGGCTACAGCAGCCCGATGCTGGCCGCCGCCGACCCGCGCGGGGCACAGGCCTGCGCCGAGGTGGCCGGCCGGCCGGTGTGCACCGGGCCCGGTCACTGAGCGCCAGGTCGTGTCCGCGAAGTCCCGTCGTCCGCCCGAAGGGCGGGCCCTGCGGCGTCCGGTGCCTGCTCTGGGGTTCCCCCGGCCGGAGGGTGGCGGGACTGCCGGGCGGAAGCCCTCGTACTGGACGTACTTGGGCTCTCGCCCGGTGCGGCGAGTGGGGGCACCTCCCACGCCCTGAAGGGAAGGGGGGAGGGACTTCGCGGACACGGCCTCGGCCGGGACACTCCGTTTCCTTCCGCTGTGGTGGGAACACGGGACGTGTCCGCGATGCTGTCCCCCACAGGAGGTGATCGGCGATGGCCGATGGTCAGACAGTGGGTCCGTTCCGTATCGAGCACGATTCGATGGGGGAGGTGCGGGTCCCGGTCGACGCGAAGTGGCGGGCGCAGACCCAGCGGGCGGTGGAGAACTTCCCGATCTCGGGGCAGCCCATCGAGCGTGCCCACATCGAGGCGCTCGCCCGGATCAAGGGTGCCGCCGCGAAGGTGAACGCCGAACTCGGCGTACTCGACAAGGACATCGCGGAGGCGATCCAGGAGGCCGCCCGTGAGGTGGCCGGCGGGAAGTGGGACGAGCACTTCCCGATCGACGTGTTCCAGACCGGGTCCGGGACCTCGTCCAACATGAACACCAACGAGGTGCTCGCCACCCTCGCGACCGAGCGGCTCGGGCGCGATGTGCACCCCAACGACCATGTCAACGCCTCGCAGTCGTCCAACGACGTCTTCCCGTCCTCCATCCACATCGCGGCCACCGGTGCCGTGATCCATGACCTGATCCCCGCCCTTGAGCATCTCGCGGGGGCGCTGTCGCGCAAGTCCGTCGAGTTCGCCGGTGTGGTGAAGTCCGGGCGGACCCACCTGATGGACGCCACGCCGGTGACGCTGGGGCAGGAGTTCGGCGGGTACTCGGCGCAGGTGCGCTACGGCGTCGAGCGGCTGGAGGCCTCGCTGCCGCGGCTCGCCGAGCTGCCGCTGGGCGGGACCGCCGTCGGGACCGGGATCAACACCCCGCCCGGGTTCTCCGCCGCCGTGATCGCCGAGGTCGCGCTGGTCACCGGGCTGCCGTTGACCGAGGCGCGGGACCACTTCGAGGCGCAGGGCGCGCGGGACGGGATCGTCGAGACCAGCGGGCAGTTGCGGACCATCGCCGTAGGGCTGACGAAGATCGCGAACGATCTGCGGTGGATGGCGTCCGGGCCGCGCACCGGGCTCTCGGAGATCTCGCTGCCCGATCTGCAACCGGGGTCCTCGATCATGCCCGGCAAGGTCAACCCGGTGATTCCGGAGGCCGTGCTGATGGTCGCCGCGCAGGTCGTCGGCAATGACGCGACCGTCGCCACCGCCGGGGCCGCGGGCAACTTCGAGCTCAATGTGATGCTGCCGGTGATCGCCAAGAATGTCCTGGAGTCGATCCGGCTGCTCGCCAACGTCTCCCGGCTGCTCGCCGACCGGACCGTCGAGGGGATCGTCGCGCACCGGGAACGGGCGCGTGAATACGCCGAGTCCTCGCCGTCCGTGGTCACTCCGCTCAACAAGTACATCGGGTACGAGGAGGCCGCCAAGGTCGCCAAGAAGGCACTGGCGGAACGGAAGACGATCCGCCAGGTCGTGCTGGAGAACGGCTATGTCGAGCGCGGTGACCTGACCGTCGCGCAGCTCGACGAGGCCCTCGATGTCCTGCGGATGACGCGTCCGTAACCAATGGTCGCCCTGGCGTGAACCGTGACGCGCACCGCAGCGTCGTATGCCCGGGGCACCTAATATCTCTTCATGACAGACGGTGGAGCGGTACGAGCGGTGGAAGCGGGTACGTCTACGGCCTTCTGGGCGCCCGGGGATCAGATCCTGTGGCGCTACCGGGAGAACGCCGGACCGCGCTTCCACATCGCCCGCCCCGTCACGGTCGTCCGGGACGACGAGGAGTTGCTCGCGGTCTGGATGGCGCCCGGCACCGAGTGTGTGAGACCGGTGCTCGCGGACGGTACGTCGGTGCACGGGGAGCCGTTGGAGACCCGGTACACGAAGCCGCGTACGGTCCGGCGCGACCACTGGTTCGGGACCGGTGTGCTGAAGCTGGCGCGGCCCGGTGAGCCCTGGTCGGTGTGGCTTTTCTGGGAACCCGGATGGCAGTTCAAGAACTGGTACGTGAACCTTGAGGAACCGCAGGTCCGTTGGGACGGCGGGGTCGACTCCGTGGATCACTTCCTGGACATCTCCGTCCACCCGGACCGCAGTTGGCGCTGGCTCGACGAGGACGAGTTCGCGCAGGCCCAGCGGGACGGTCTGATGGATCCCCAACTCGCCGAGCGGGTAAGGGAAGCGGGCTGGTCGGCGATCGAGACGATCCGCGCGTGGGGGTCTCCGTTCGCGGACGGCTGGCAGCACTGGCGCCCGGATCCGTCCTGGGCTGTACCTTCACTTCCGGAGGACTGGGACCGCACCCCCGCGCACATGTCCACATGAGACCCTTGATGCGCCCCCGGTGCGCAACCGTAGGATCGTCCTCCGCAAGGGCACCGCACAACTCCCGGGGCATGTACCGGGACTGACCAGACGTCACCGAGGGGCGGCAGGACGTGAGCGAGGGGTATCAGGGCACCACGGGACCGGGCCACCGGTCCGCCGGTGGCACAGGAACAGCCTCTGACCACGCGGGAATTCCGTTCCTGGGGCACGTATTCCGGGTATCGGCATTTCAGCGGGACGATCCGCACGCAACCCGTGCGGTCCCGGACGGACGGATTCGACACGCGTGACGGAGCATCCCACCTCGTTCGAGCGCCCGAGCGGCGCCGACCCCGCAGACCCCCGCGGGGCGCTCCTGCACACCTCGACGCCGTCCAGGCCGTCCGGTGGAGCCGGCTTACCGGCACAGGCACGCACCGGTGAGCCGTCGTCGGCGCCGGGTACGAGCACGTCCCGCGCCAAGGGGAAGGACCCGGCAGGTACCCCTGTGAAGCCCGACACCGCAGGTGGCTCCGAGCACTCCCAGCCCTCGGCCGCCGAACCCGACGCCCACCGCCCGCGCCCCGCGCCCGACGGCATCCCGGCCCAGCCGGGCGTCGGCGAGGTCTCCGACGCCGCCGCCAAGGAGCGCCGTACAGGACAGGGGCTGCCGCCCGCCGGTCCCATGCCGATGCGGCGGGACGGGGACCGGCTGCGCTTCGTGGGCGCCGCGACCCGGCGGATCGCCCGCGGCATCGACCTCGACGAGATCGTCATGGGGCTGTGCCGGGCGACCGTGCCGACGTTCTCGGACGCGATCCTGGTCTATCTGCGTGATCCGCTGCCGGTCGGTGACGAGCGGCCCACCGGGCCCGTCGTGCTGCGGCTGCGCCGTACCGACCGCATCCCGGAGGAGCGGGACACGGAGAACGGCTTCATGCCCGCGATACAGCCGGAGCAGCCCTCCGAACTGTCCGCGGTCACCGCCGAGTTGTGCGAGGTACGGCCCGGCGGCGCGCTCAACGAGGTGCTGCGGGGCGTACGTCCCGTCTTCGCCGACTCGCCCGCCGCTCGCGCCGCGTTGCCGGAACTCCTCGGTGAGGGCGGCGAGTTGATCGTCCCGGCCGGCCAGCGGGCGATCCTCGCGCCGCTGCGCGGCCGGCGCCGGGTGATCGGCGCCGCGCTCTTCCTGCGCCGCCCCGAGCGCATGGCGTTCGAGGCCGACGACCTCCTGGTCGCCGCCCAACTCGCCACGCACAGCGCGCTGGGCATCGACAAGGCGGTGCTCTACGGCCGTGAGGCGTACATCGCCGACGAGCTCCAGCGCACCATGCTCCCGGAGACCCTGCCGCGCCCCACCGGCGTCCGGCTGGCGTCCAGGTACCTGCCCGCCGCCGAGACGGCACGCGTCGGCGGCGACTGGTACGACGCGATCCCGCTGCCCGGCAGCCGGGTCGCCCTGGTCGTCGGCGACGTCATGGGCCACTCCATGACCTCGGCCGCGATCATGGGCCAACTCCGCACCACCGCACAGACGTTGGCGGGCCTCGACCTGCCCCCGCAGGAGGTCCTGCACCACCTCGACGAACAGGCCCAGCGGCTGGGCACCGACCGCATGGCGACCTGCCTCTACGCGGTCTACGACCCGGTCTCGCACCGCATCACCATCGCCAACGCGGGACACCCGCCGCCGGTGCTGCTGCACCTGGGCGGCCGGGCCGAGGTGCTGCGGGTGCCGCCCGGCGCCCCGATCGGTGTCGGCGGCGTCGACTTCGAGGCCGTGGAGCTGGACGCCCCCGCGGGAGCGACGCTGCTCCTCTACACGGACGGGCTGGTCGAGTCGCGGCTCCGGGATGTCTGGACCGGGATAGAGCAGCTGCGCGAG from Streptomyces sp. NBC_01288 carries:
- a CDS encoding helix-turn-helix domain-containing protein — its product is MESHVTVEQQRSLSGPYDDAGPLLTERLRLLKRRTGLSLAALASVTPFSKSTWHRYLNSGQLPPRAAVEALARLAHAEPEALLSLWDAAAREQSRPSPPPPQAPAPAPAPSVRSRRLRLRPPTRALVALAAMATTVAVTAGAAGVLDHTVASCRGSGCQGALPSSETCARDARTESVVTRARQVVLLRYSPSCATVWSEVRTRVAGSREISIRAGQDELSAEYPGHRSDGYSSPMLAAADPRGAQACAEVAGRPVCTGPGH
- a CDS encoding DUF1707 SHOCT-like domain-containing protein, producing the protein MDLQKQPASAPTAPQPAPAATQLRASDADRDRIADILREALAEGRLDADEHAERVEGVLSAKTVGELEVFIQDLPVAHGRRATTPSYSPAPNRPTEGAIPAEADEHVVAVFSAAMRKGRWRAGRRMHAYAVFGSIEIDLSEAIFEYQQVVIKAVSVFGNVEIRVPENVSLRGTGGGVLGNFEVDTLDSLEPDAPVVFVDGWAVLGNIEAKPKRGKLVADILDRVQRKVDKNLRKHLDR
- a CDS encoding fumarate hydratase; translation: MPEFAYTDLLPMGEDTTPYRLVTSEGVSTFEADGRTFLKVEPGALRKLAAEAIHDIQHYLRPAHLAQLRRIIDDPEASNNDKFVALDLLKNANIAAAGVLPMCQDTGTAIVMGKRGQNVLTEGEDESALSRGIYDAYLNLNLRYSQMAPLTMWDEKNTGSNLPAQVELYATDGGAYKFLFMAKGGGSANKSFLYQETKAVLNEGSMMKFLEEKIRSLGTAACPPYHLAIVVGGTSAEYALKTAKYASAHYLDEIPAEGSELGHGFRDKDLEQKVFELTQRIGIGAQFGGKYFCHDVRVVRLPRHGASCPVAIAVSCSADRQAVAKITAEGVFLEQLETDPARFLPETTDEHLDSGEEDVVRIDLNQPMDDILAELTKYPVKTRLSLSGPLVVARDIAHAKIKERLDAGEEMPQYLKDHPVYYAGPAKTPEGYASGSFGPTTAGRMDSYVEQFQAAGGSKVMLAKGNRSKQVTDACDAHGGFYLGSIGGPAARLAQDCIKKVEVVEYEELGMEAVWRIEVEDFPAFVVVDDKGNDFFQNPAPEPTFTHIPVRGPGLA
- a CDS encoding WhiB family transcriptional regulator, translated to MLQPPHSSLQVAAVPAQRVPARDRDQDAPWHTEAVCRRDEAGLFFAPSKEPTAARLSREDAAKRVCARCPVMVECREHALLQPEPYGVWGGLTAAERRVVLARRRRRDLELQKARAAGRIAAAG
- the glpX gene encoding class II fructose-bisphosphatase — protein: MTEHHHLPSELEVPSEAPDRNLALELVRVTEAAAMAAGRWVGRGDKNGADGAAVRAMRTLVSTVSMNGVVVIGEGEKDEAPMLFNGERVGDGTGPECDIAVDPIDGTTLNAKGMPNAIAVLAAADRGSMFDPSAVFYMDKLVAGPEAAEFVDIEAPISVNVRRVAKAKRVTPEDVTVVVLDRPRHDGIIKEIRETGARIKLISDGDVAGSILALREGTGVDLLLGIGGTPEGIISACAVKCLGGVIQGKLWPKDDAERQRALDAGHDLDRVLTTDDLVSGENVFFVATGITDGELLRGVRYRAETATTDSIVMRSKSGTVRRIDSEHRLSKLRAYSAIDFDRAK
- the fomD gene encoding cytidylyl-2-hydroxypropylphosphonate hydrolase, which produces MTDGGAVRAVEAGTSTAFWAPGDQILWRYRENAGPRFHIARPVTVVRDDEELLAVWMAPGTECVRPVLADGTSVHGEPLETRYTKPRTVRRDHWFGTGVLKLARPGEPWSVWLFWEPGWQFKNWYVNLEEPQVRWDGGVDSVDHFLDISVHPDRSWRWLDEDEFAQAQRDGLMDPQLAERVREAGWSAIETIRAWGSPFADGWQHWRPDPSWAVPSLPEDWDRTPAHMST
- a CDS encoding class II fumarate hydratase; its protein translation is MADGQTVGPFRIEHDSMGEVRVPVDAKWRAQTQRAVENFPISGQPIERAHIEALARIKGAAAKVNAELGVLDKDIAEAIQEAAREVAGGKWDEHFPIDVFQTGSGTSSNMNTNEVLATLATERLGRDVHPNDHVNASQSSNDVFPSSIHIAATGAVIHDLIPALEHLAGALSRKSVEFAGVVKSGRTHLMDATPVTLGQEFGGYSAQVRYGVERLEASLPRLAELPLGGTAVGTGINTPPGFSAAVIAEVALVTGLPLTEARDHFEAQGARDGIVETSGQLRTIAVGLTKIANDLRWMASGPRTGLSEISLPDLQPGSSIMPGKVNPVIPEAVLMVAAQVVGNDATVATAGAAGNFELNVMLPVIAKNVLESIRLLANVSRLLADRTVEGIVAHRERAREYAESSPSVVTPLNKYIGYEEAAKVAKKALAERKTIRQVVLENGYVERGDLTVAQLDEALDVLRMTRP
- a CDS encoding SH3 domain-containing protein; this encodes MIRRTLRNGLVAAIAAVAVFPVTAVAAPAAHPTNPARHHVTAHAWGRVTTHHYRHLNVRSGPGTGYRVVGTRPVGRALPIVCKTRGSDVFGNHRWYKLPHHEGYVSAHYVHNHSAVRWC
- a CDS encoding SpoIIE family protein phosphatase, which codes for MTEHPTSFERPSGADPADPRGALLHTSTPSRPSGGAGLPAQARTGEPSSAPGTSTSRAKGKDPAGTPVKPDTAGGSEHSQPSAAEPDAHRPRPAPDGIPAQPGVGEVSDAAAKERRTGQGLPPAGPMPMRRDGDRLRFVGAATRRIARGIDLDEIVMGLCRATVPTFSDAILVYLRDPLPVGDERPTGPVVLRLRRTDRIPEERDTENGFMPAIQPEQPSELSAVTAELCEVRPGGALNEVLRGVRPVFADSPAARAALPELLGEGGELIVPAGQRAILAPLRGRRRVIGAALFLRRPERMAFEADDLLVAAQLATHSALGIDKAVLYGREAYIADELQRTMLPETLPRPTGVRLASRYLPAAETARVGGDWYDAIPLPGSRVALVVGDVMGHSMTSAAIMGQLRTTAQTLAGLDLPPQEVLHHLDEQAQRLGTDRMATCLYAVYDPVSHRITIANAGHPPPVLLHLGGRAEVLRVPPGAPIGVGGVDFEAVELDAPAGATLLLYTDGLVESRLRDVWTGIEQLREKLAAVAQLTGPDHPPPLEALCDEVLDMLGPGDRDDDIALLAARFDGIAPSDVAYWFLDPEDSAPGQARRLARRALARWGMEDMTDSVELLVSEVVTNAVRYASRPVTLRLLRTDVLRCEVGDDVPQLPRLRQARATDEGGRGLYLVNRLARRWGATRLSTGKVVWFELNRN